In the genome of Streptomyces collinus, one region contains:
- a CDS encoding flavoprotein, with amino-acid sequence MTEQAARKPFLYVVVCAAGIAADVSKLITAAQEQDWEVGVIATPVAMNGFFDTAAVEAQTGRPIRSAWRTPGEPRPFPAPDAVVVAPATFNTVNKWAAGIADTLALGTLCEVAGFGVPIAVLPCVADALAAHPAYRDSVDRLRGMGVRFGEPYAGEPGEGGGRPEFAWERALDLVGRG; translated from the coding sequence ATGACCGAACAGGCCGCCCGCAAGCCCTTCCTCTACGTCGTCGTCTGCGCGGCAGGCATCGCCGCGGACGTCAGCAAGCTGATCACCGCCGCTCAGGAACAGGACTGGGAGGTCGGCGTCATCGCCACGCCCGTCGCGATGAACGGCTTCTTCGACACCGCCGCCGTCGAGGCGCAGACGGGCCGCCCGATCCGGTCGGCCTGGCGGACTCCCGGTGAGCCGCGCCCCTTTCCGGCACCCGATGCCGTGGTGGTGGCCCCCGCCACCTTCAACACCGTCAACAAGTGGGCGGCCGGGATCGCCGACACCCTCGCCCTGGGCACCCTCTGCGAGGTCGCGGGGTTCGGGGTGCCGATCGCCGTCCTGCCGTGCGTGGCCGACGCGCTGGCCGCCCACCCCGCCTACCGGGACAGCGTCGATCGTCTGCGGGGGATGGGCGTGCGGTTCGGCGAGCCGTACGCGGGGGAGCCCGGGGAGGGCGGCGGCCGGCCGGAGTTCGCCTGGGAGCGGGCCCTGGACCTGGTCGGACGCGGCTGA
- a CDS encoding AzlD domain-containing protein encodes MPDYAVVAVLVTAAVTWALRALPLAALAPLRASATVRYLSTRMPAGVMVILVVYCLRDLPVTESRAVAPVAALAVTVGLHLWRRNALLSILAGTAVHVTLASTLFTS; translated from the coding sequence ATGCCTGACTACGCCGTGGTCGCGGTCCTCGTCACCGCCGCCGTCACCTGGGCCCTGCGCGCCCTGCCCCTCGCCGCCCTCGCCCCGCTGCGGGCCAGCGCCACCGTGCGCTACCTCAGTACGCGCATGCCCGCCGGTGTGATGGTGATCCTGGTCGTCTACTGCCTGCGCGACCTGCCGGTCACCGAGTCCCGCGCGGTGGCGCCAGTGGCGGCCCTGGCCGTCACCGTCGGCCTGCACCTGTGGCGTCGCAACGCCCTGCTGAGCATCCTCGCCGGCACGGCCGTCCATGTGACCCTGGCCAGCACCCTGTTCACGAGCTGA
- a CDS encoding pyridoxamine 5'-phosphate oxidase family protein, which yields MTSAPARSAEQRKKDTLQRLEHDVDAWVATADGASGTPYLVPLSFLWNGSYLLFATPASSPTGRNLAASGRARVGIGPTRDVVLVEGTVETVQPGELTEQDAELFAAKTGFDPRRLATPYLYFRVVPRRVQAWREADELDGRELMRDGRWLKAD from the coding sequence ATGACGTCCGCACCCGCACGCAGCGCTGAGCAGCGCAAGAAGGACACCCTGCAGCGTCTCGAACACGACGTGGACGCCTGGGTCGCCACGGCCGACGGCGCCTCGGGCACGCCCTACCTCGTCCCGCTGTCCTTCCTCTGGAACGGCTCGTACCTGCTCTTCGCCACACCCGCGTCCAGCCCCACCGGACGCAACCTCGCCGCGTCCGGCCGGGCCCGGGTGGGCATCGGGCCGACCCGTGACGTCGTCCTCGTGGAGGGCACCGTCGAGACGGTCCAGCCCGGCGAGCTGACCGAGCAGGACGCCGAACTCTTCGCCGCCAAGACCGGGTTCGACCCCCGTCGGCTCGCCACGCCGTACCTCTACTTCCGTGTCGTGCCGCGTCGGGTGCAGGCCTGGCGGGAGGCCGATGAACTCGACGGCCGTGAACTCATGCGTGACGGACGGTGGTTGAAGGCCGACTGA
- a CDS encoding glutathione S-transferase family protein — protein MSRDDGDDGNTGYGRRAFKRSKAHFADRVTADGRDGWPVEAGRYRLVVSRACPWASRSLVSRRLLGLEDSLSLAVADPIQDDRSWRFTLDEDGRDPVLGIRFLSEAYDRRESDYPGGVSVPALVDVPSGRLVTNDYQQLTLDLATEWTALHRDGAPDLYPDALRDEIDEVMADVYEDVNNGVYRAGFATGQEEYEAACTGVFRRLELLANRLEGQRYLVGDTITEADIRLFTTLVRFDAVYHGHFKCNRWKLTENQVLWAYVRDLYQTPGFGDTVDFDHIKRHYYQVHTGINPTRVVPLGPDLSGWLTPHHREELRGRPFGDGTPPGPVRAEERIPEAHTP, from the coding sequence ATGAGCCGCGACGACGGCGACGACGGCAACACCGGCTACGGAAGGAGGGCGTTCAAACGGTCCAAGGCTCATTTCGCGGACCGGGTCACCGCGGACGGCCGGGACGGCTGGCCGGTGGAGGCCGGCCGCTACCGTCTGGTCGTCAGCCGTGCCTGCCCCTGGGCGAGCAGGTCGCTGGTCTCCCGTCGGCTGCTCGGCCTGGAGGACTCCCTGTCCCTGGCCGTGGCCGACCCGATCCAGGACGACCGCAGCTGGCGCTTCACGCTGGACGAGGACGGCCGCGACCCGGTCCTCGGCATCCGCTTTCTGAGTGAGGCGTACGACCGCCGGGAGTCGGACTATCCGGGTGGTGTCAGTGTGCCGGCGCTCGTGGACGTGCCCAGCGGCCGGCTGGTGACCAACGACTACCAGCAGCTCACCCTCGACCTCGCGACCGAGTGGACGGCCCTGCACCGGGACGGCGCGCCCGACCTGTATCCGGACGCGCTGCGCGACGAGATCGACGAGGTGATGGCGGACGTCTACGAGGACGTCAACAACGGTGTCTACCGGGCGGGGTTCGCCACCGGTCAGGAGGAGTACGAGGCCGCCTGCACGGGTGTGTTCCGGCGGCTGGAGCTGCTCGCGAACCGGCTGGAGGGGCAGCGCTACCTCGTCGGGGACACGATCACCGAGGCGGACATCCGGCTGTTCACCACGCTGGTGCGTTTCGACGCGGTCTACCACGGTCACTTCAAGTGCAACCGCTGGAAGCTGACGGAGAACCAGGTGCTGTGGGCGTACGTCCGCGACCTGTACCAGACCCCCGGGTTCGGCGACACCGTCGACTTCGACCACATCAAGCGCCACTACTACCAGGTGCACACCGGCATCAACCCGACCCGCGTCGTCCCCCTGGGCCCGGACCTGTCCGGCTGGCTGACCCCGCACCACCGCGAGGAGCTGAGGGGCCGGCCGTTCGGTGACGGCACACCGCCCGGGCCGGTGCGTGCCGAGGAGCGGATACCGGAAGCGCACACCCCCTGA
- a CDS encoding cation diffusion facilitator family transporter has product MLVALAANLVIAVAKAIGGLAAGSPALLSEAAHSVADSLNEVFLLAALRRSRRPADRRHPFGYGKERFFWSLLAAVGIFVMGGCFSFFQGFEALTSGAEEELGGYVAGLIVLGIALLAEGGSLLRALYQVRRQGGADAGLRDPALRTVVAEDGTAVLGVSLAIVGMALHMVTGQVLWEASASLAIGALLVYVAFRLGREARDQLIGEAADLETSGRIRELLRAQPEIDSVEALFTMKTGLDTALVAARIDLVPGLDSERVEEVAVRIKRSIARTVPEADQIFLDVTDRPAREAAESPAATGERGGA; this is encoded by the coding sequence GTGCTGGTGGCGCTCGCGGCCAATCTGGTGATCGCGGTGGCCAAGGCCATCGGCGGCCTGGCGGCGGGATCACCCGCGCTGCTGTCCGAGGCGGCCCACTCGGTGGCGGACAGCCTGAACGAGGTGTTCCTGCTCGCGGCGCTGCGCCGCAGCCGTCGCCCCGCCGACCGGCGGCATCCCTTCGGCTACGGCAAGGAGCGGTTCTTCTGGTCGCTCCTCGCGGCCGTCGGGATCTTCGTCATGGGCGGCTGCTTCTCCTTCTTCCAGGGCTTCGAAGCCCTGACGAGCGGTGCGGAGGAGGAACTCGGCGGCTATGTGGCCGGCCTGATCGTGCTCGGAATCGCCCTCCTCGCGGAGGGCGGTTCACTGTTGCGGGCGCTGTACCAGGTGCGCCGGCAGGGCGGCGCGGACGCCGGGCTGCGCGATCCGGCCCTGCGGACGGTCGTCGCCGAGGACGGCACCGCGGTGCTCGGCGTCAGCCTGGCCATCGTGGGCATGGCACTGCACATGGTCACCGGCCAGGTGCTGTGGGAGGCCTCGGCCTCGCTCGCGATCGGCGCGCTGCTGGTCTACGTGGCCTTCCGGCTCGGCCGCGAAGCCCGGGACCAGCTGATCGGAGAGGCGGCCGACCTGGAGACGAGCGGGCGGATCCGGGAGCTGCTGCGGGCCCAGCCCGAGATCGACAGTGTCGAAGCGCTGTTCACGATGAAGACCGGACTCGACACCGCACTGGTGGCGGCCCGCATCGATCTGGTGCCCGGTCTGGACAGTGAGCGCGTGGAGGAGGTCGCCGTACGCATCAAGCGGTCCATAGCCCGGACGGTGCCCGAGGCCGACCAGATCTTCCTCGACGTGACCGACCGCCCCGCCCGTGAGGCAGCGGAAAGCCCCGCCGCGACGGGGGAGCGCGGCGGGGCCTGA
- a CDS encoding DUF4235 domain-containing protein encodes MAKKKKMSLAYQPLGFVLGWSGGWLAGLAFRKTWMAIRHEEDAPDALDKDRGWGEVLLAAAIQGAIFAVVRSAVDRAGAKAIERSTGTWPVGEKGGRD; translated from the coding sequence GTGGCAAAGAAGAAGAAGATGTCCCTCGCGTACCAGCCTCTCGGGTTCGTGCTCGGCTGGTCGGGCGGCTGGCTGGCCGGGCTCGCCTTCCGCAAGACGTGGATGGCGATCCGGCACGAGGAGGACGCGCCCGACGCTCTGGACAAGGACCGCGGCTGGGGCGAGGTCCTCCTGGCCGCCGCGATCCAGGGCGCGATCTTCGCGGTGGTGCGCAGCGCCGTGGACCGCGCGGGCGCAAAAGCCATCGAGCGTTCGACCGGCACCTGGCCGGTCGGCGAGAAGGGCGGCCGGGACTGA
- a CDS encoding Lrp/AsnC family transcriptional regulator has protein sequence MSNESGLDALDREILFHLRRDGRLSNVDLAKRVGLTPPPCLRRVKRLEENGVISGYRAVIDPVALGRGLEVLIDVEIYAQDRGTVEEFETTVASYEEVVEFRRMYGRPDYFLRVAVADHAAYEAFLMNRLSGLPAVLRLESHLTMKTIKENG, from the coding sequence GTGAGCAATGAAAGCGGCTTGGATGCCCTCGACCGGGAAATTTTGTTCCACCTGCGCCGGGACGGTCGGCTGTCCAATGTGGACCTGGCCAAGCGGGTGGGCCTGACGCCTCCGCCCTGTCTGCGCAGGGTCAAGCGTCTGGAGGAGAACGGCGTCATCTCCGGCTACCGGGCCGTCATCGACCCCGTGGCACTGGGCCGCGGCCTCGAAGTGCTCATCGACGTCGAGATCTACGCCCAGGACCGCGGGACCGTCGAGGAGTTCGAGACCACGGTGGCCTCCTACGAGGAGGTCGTGGAATTCCGGCGGATGTACGGGCGCCCCGACTACTTCCTGCGGGTCGCCGTGGCCGACCACGCCGCCTACGAGGCGTTCCTGATGAACAGGCTCAGCGGTCTGCCCGCCGTGCTGCGCCTCGAATCCCACCTCACCATGAAGACGATCAAGGAGAACGGCTGA
- a CDS encoding AzlC family ABC transporter permease: MHTSSAARDAFRDCASVGLGMLPLGLAFGALVVQSGLDWWWAGLSAALIYGGSFEFLLIGMVTAAAPLASIAVAAFLVQARHVFYALSFPLHLVRGGLAKTYSTFALTDEAYALTSTERSRSWSGPRILWLQFFLHLYWAGSAAAGALLGSLVPDGVTGLDFALTALFVVLALDALRDLRGDLPTPLLALLCALAARLLVPHQLLLASFALFTAGLLVRRLADVRKPAHA, translated from the coding sequence ATGCATACAAGCTCAGCCGCCCGGGACGCTTTCCGGGACTGTGCCTCGGTGGGCCTGGGGATGCTGCCGCTCGGTCTCGCCTTCGGGGCCCTCGTCGTGCAGTCGGGGCTCGACTGGTGGTGGGCCGGACTGTCCGCGGCACTGATCTACGGCGGTTCGTTCGAGTTCCTGCTCATCGGCATGGTCACGGCCGCCGCGCCCCTGGCGTCCATCGCCGTGGCCGCTTTCCTGGTGCAGGCGCGGCACGTCTTCTACGCCCTGTCGTTCCCCCTGCATCTCGTACGGGGCGGGCTCGCGAAGACATACAGCACCTTCGCGCTGACCGACGAGGCGTACGCCCTGACCTCGACCGAGCGGTCCCGGAGCTGGTCCGGCCCGCGGATCCTGTGGCTGCAGTTCTTCCTGCACCTGTACTGGGCGGGCAGCGCGGCAGCCGGGGCCCTGCTGGGATCCCTCGTCCCGGACGGCGTCACCGGGCTGGACTTCGCGCTGACCGCGCTGTTCGTCGTCCTCGCCCTCGACGCGCTGCGTGACCTGCGCGGTGATCTGCCGACTCCGCTGCTCGCCCTGCTCTGCGCCCTGGCCGCCCGCCTGCTGGTCCCGCACCAGCTGCTCCTGGCCTCCTTCGCCCTGTTCACCGCCGGGCTGCTGGTACGGCGCCTCGCCGACGTGAGGAAGCCCGCTCATGCCTGA
- a CDS encoding TetR/AcrR family transcriptional regulator, with amino-acid sequence MDSAVARERALDAAEELFYGRGVQAVGMDDVRGTSGVSLKRLYQLFPAKELLVEAYLERRDARWRGQLAAYVERREEPQERILAVFDWLGAWFGEPDFRGCAWLNAYGELGATSARVAAQVRAHKRAFREYLASLVAAAGLPGALAGQLFLLAEGAMVTAGVTGSAEPAAEAREAARRLLDTG; translated from the coding sequence ATGGACAGCGCAGTGGCCCGGGAGCGGGCGCTGGACGCCGCCGAGGAGCTGTTCTACGGACGGGGGGTGCAGGCCGTCGGCATGGACGACGTCCGCGGCACCTCCGGAGTCTCACTCAAGCGGCTCTACCAGCTGTTCCCGGCGAAGGAACTGCTGGTGGAGGCGTATCTGGAGCGGCGCGATGCACGCTGGCGCGGGCAGCTTGCCGCGTACGTCGAGCGCCGCGAGGAGCCGCAGGAACGGATCCTGGCCGTGTTCGACTGGCTCGGGGCGTGGTTCGGCGAACCGGATTTCCGGGGCTGCGCGTGGCTCAACGCGTATGGCGAGCTGGGGGCCACCTCGGCGCGTGTGGCCGCCCAAGTGCGGGCGCACAAGAGGGCGTTCCGGGAGTACCTGGCTTCGCTCGTGGCGGCGGCGGGGCTGCCCGGGGCGCTGGCCGGGCAGTTGTTCCTGCTGGCCGAGGGGGCCATGGTCACGGCGGGTGTGACCGGGAGCGCCGAGCCCGCGGCCGAGGCGCGCGAGGCGGCCCGGCGGCTCCTGGACACCGGGTGA
- a CDS encoding LysE family transporter, with protein sequence MTAALVAGLLAGYGIAVPVGAVGTYLVSLTARTSLRTGVCAALGVATADGLYALAATLGGTALASALRPALGPLRWVCVLVLLALAAWGAVTAVREYRGHRLATRTAPAPPSPARAFLGLLGITLLNPTTVIYFAALVLGSQATGPAGPLEQGVFVLAAFAASASWQVLLAGSGALLGRALTGRRGRLATALAASGVMTALAVRMALAPG encoded by the coding sequence ATGACCGCCGCGCTCGTCGCGGGACTGCTCGCCGGGTACGGCATCGCCGTACCCGTGGGCGCCGTCGGGACCTACCTCGTCTCCCTCACCGCCCGCACCTCCCTGCGCACCGGTGTCTGCGCCGCGCTCGGCGTCGCCACCGCCGACGGGCTCTACGCCCTCGCGGCCACGCTCGGAGGGACCGCCCTTGCGTCCGCGCTGCGGCCGGCGCTCGGGCCGCTGCGCTGGGTCTGCGTGCTGGTGCTGCTCGCGCTGGCGGCATGGGGTGCCGTCACCGCCGTGCGCGAGTACCGGGGCCACCGGCTCGCCACCCGCACCGCCCCCGCTCCCCCGAGTCCCGCCCGGGCCTTCCTGGGCCTGCTGGGCATCACCCTGCTGAACCCCACCACCGTCATCTACTTCGCGGCCCTCGTGCTCGGTTCCCAGGCCACCGGCCCGGCCGGCCCGCTGGAGCAGGGCGTGTTCGTGCTGGCCGCCTTCGCCGCGTCCGCGAGCTGGCAGGTGCTGCTGGCCGGGAGCGGAGCGCTGCTGGGCCGGGCGCTGACCGGCCGGCGAGGGCGGCTGGCCACGGCCCTGGCGGCGAGCGGGGTGATGACGGCCCTGGCCGTGCGGATGGCGCTCGCCCCGGGATGA
- a CDS encoding cytochrome P450 encodes MNDSTESGLQAVRGCPVAHHGADLTRLYGPDAATDPAGIYERLRKEHGSVAPVLLEGDVPAWLVLGYRDNRRVLDNPRQFSRDARIWRDWREGRIEETSPIMPMVGWRPDCVSQDGEPHRRLRGAVTDGLQAAAARGIRRHVTYFANKQIDAFADAGRADLVADYAEQLPMLVLTRMLGLPAADGLRLIESCAEVFKGGEGALEHNERIMQILAELAERKRAEPGSDFATALLEHPAGLDHDEVVSHLRLVLIAAHTTTSNLLARVLQRVLTDSARLSGLVSGELNISSAVEEVMWDTPPLSVLPGRFATADLELGGHHVQEGELLILGLAAGNLDPEVRPDPAVAVQGNQSHLAFSSGPHECPGQNIGQSIIEIGVDVLLHRLPDLRLAVPPEELGSTASTWESRLDSLPVEFAV; translated from the coding sequence ATGAACGACTCGACCGAATCCGGACTCCAGGCCGTGCGGGGCTGCCCCGTCGCCCACCACGGCGCCGACCTGACCAGGCTGTACGGCCCGGACGCCGCGACCGACCCGGCGGGCATCTACGAGCGGCTGCGCAAGGAGCACGGCTCGGTCGCGCCGGTCCTGCTGGAGGGCGACGTGCCCGCCTGGCTGGTGCTCGGCTACCGCGACAACCGGCGGGTGCTCGACAACCCCCGCCAGTTCAGCCGGGACGCGCGGATCTGGCGGGACTGGCGGGAGGGCCGGATCGAGGAGACCTCGCCGATCATGCCGATGGTCGGCTGGCGCCCCGACTGCGTGTCCCAGGACGGCGAACCGCACCGCAGGCTGCGCGGCGCCGTCACCGACGGGCTGCAGGCGGCGGCCGCCCGGGGCATCCGGCGGCACGTCACGTACTTCGCGAACAAGCAGATCGACGCATTCGCCGACGCCGGGCGCGCCGACCTCGTGGCCGACTACGCCGAGCAGCTGCCGATGCTCGTGCTCACCAGGATGCTGGGCCTTCCCGCGGCGGACGGGCTGCGCCTGATCGAGTCGTGCGCCGAGGTCTTCAAGGGCGGTGAGGGCGCCCTCGAACACAACGAGCGGATCATGCAGATCCTCGCGGAACTCGCCGAGCGCAAGCGGGCCGAGCCGGGCTCCGACTTCGCCACGGCCCTGCTGGAGCACCCGGCCGGCCTCGACCACGACGAGGTCGTCAGCCATCTGCGCCTGGTGCTGATCGCCGCACACACCACCACCAGCAACCTGCTGGCCCGGGTCCTGCAACGGGTCCTCACCGACTCCGCCCGGCTGTCCGGTCTGGTCAGCGGGGAGCTGAACATCTCCTCGGCGGTGGAAGAGGTCATGTGGGACACCCCGCCGCTGTCCGTGCTGCCGGGCCGGTTCGCAACCGCCGACCTGGAGCTCGGAGGCCATCACGTCCAGGAGGGAGAACTGCTCATCCTGGGCTTGGCCGCCGGCAACCTCGACCCGGAGGTACGGCCCGACCCGGCCGTCGCCGTGCAGGGCAACCAGTCGCACCTGGCGTTCAGCTCCGGACCGCACGAGTGCCCGGGGCAGAACATCGGCCAGTCCATCATCGAGATCGGCGTGGACGTTCTGCTGCACCGGCTGCCCGACCTGCGCCTGGCCGTACCGCCGGAAGAACTCGGCTCGACCGCCTCCACGTGGGAGTCCCGGCTGGACAGCCTGCCGGTCGAGTTCGCCGTCTAG
- a CDS encoding cytochrome P450: MTDTTAPVAFPQSRTCPYHPPAAYDALRTERPLTRITLFNGREAWLVSGHATARALLADPRLSSNRDRPGFPAPTQRFAGIRNRRTALLGVDDPEHRAQRRMVVGDFTLKRAVELRPRIQQIVDERLDAMITQGPVVDLVSAFALPVPSMVICALLGVPYADHDFFEAQSRRLLRGPETADVLDARERLETYFGELIDRKQRDPGTGLLDDLVHRQLREGDLDREGLIAMALILLVAGHETTGNMISLGTFTLLRHPERLAELRADPGLLPAAVEELMRMLSIADGMLRLAVEDIEVAGTTIRQGEGVVFATSVINRDETVYPDPDTLDWNRPARHHVAFGFGIHQCLGQNLARAELEIALHSLFDRLPTLRLAAPAEEIPFKPGDTIQGMLELPVTW, translated from the coding sequence ATGACGGACACGACCGCACCCGTCGCCTTCCCCCAGAGCAGGACCTGCCCCTACCACCCGCCCGCCGCCTACGACGCGCTGCGCACCGAACGCCCCCTGACCCGCATCACCCTCTTCAACGGCCGCGAGGCCTGGCTGGTCAGCGGGCACGCCACCGCCCGCGCACTGCTGGCCGACCCGCGCCTGTCGTCCAACCGCGACCGGCCCGGCTTCCCCGCCCCCACCCAGCGCTTCGCCGGGATCCGCAACCGCAGAACGGCCCTGCTGGGCGTCGACGACCCCGAGCACCGCGCCCAGCGGCGGATGGTCGTCGGGGACTTCACCCTCAAGCGGGCCGTCGAACTCCGGCCACGCATCCAGCAGATCGTGGACGAGCGGCTAGACGCGATGATCACCCAAGGCCCCGTCGTGGACCTGGTCAGCGCCTTCGCGCTGCCCGTGCCGTCCATGGTGATCTGCGCCCTGCTCGGCGTCCCGTACGCCGACCACGACTTCTTCGAGGCCCAGTCGCGGCGGCTGCTGCGCGGCCCGGAGACCGCCGACGTGCTCGACGCCCGCGAGCGGCTGGAGACGTACTTCGGCGAGCTGATCGACCGCAAACAGCGCGACCCCGGCACCGGCCTGCTGGACGACCTGGTCCACCGGCAGCTGCGCGAGGGCGACCTCGACCGCGAGGGCCTGATCGCCATGGCCCTCATCCTGCTGGTCGCGGGCCATGAGACGACCGGCAACATGATCTCGCTCGGCACCTTCACCCTGCTCCGGCACCCCGAGCGGCTCGCCGAGCTGCGCGCGGACCCGGGACTGCTGCCGGCCGCGGTGGAGGAGCTGATGCGGATGCTGTCCATCGCGGACGGCATGCTGCGTCTCGCCGTCGAGGACATCGAGGTGGCCGGGACGACGATCCGGCAGGGCGAGGGCGTGGTCTTCGCGACGTCCGTCATCAACCGCGACGAGACGGTCTACCCCGACCCGGACACGCTCGACTGGAACCGTCCGGCCCGTCACCACGTGGCGTTCGGCTTCGGCATCCACCAGTGCCTCGGCCAGAACCTCGCCCGCGCCGAGCTGGAGATCGCCCTGCACAGCCTCTTCGACCGGCTGCCCACCCTGCGCCTGGCCGCCCCGGCCGAGGAGATCCCCTTCAAGCCCGGCGACACGATCCAGGGGATGCTGGAACTCCCCGTGACCTGGTAA
- a CDS encoding VOC family protein — protein MALVKAGVLVLDCAEPEKLAVFYKELLEGEESDATANRVEIKSADGFRIALRRDVNATPPSWPRPENSLQAHLEFVVDDLDAVERRVISLGGRPLEAKEPSGPLEERGYADPAGHSFTLRRTAPTAPKQG, from the coding sequence ATGGCACTGGTGAAAGCGGGGGTCCTCGTGCTCGACTGCGCCGAGCCCGAGAAGCTCGCCGTGTTCTACAAGGAACTGCTGGAGGGGGAGGAGTCGGACGCCACCGCCAACCGGGTGGAGATCAAGAGCGCCGACGGCTTCCGGATCGCACTGCGCCGGGACGTCAACGCGACCCCGCCCAGCTGGCCCCGCCCCGAGAACTCCCTGCAGGCCCACCTGGAGTTCGTGGTGGACGACCTCGACGCGGTGGAACGCCGCGTCATCAGCCTCGGAGGCCGCCCCCTGGAGGCCAAGGAGCCGTCGGGCCCCCTGGAGGAGCGCGGCTACGCCGACCCGGCCGGCCACTCCTTCACCCTGCGCCGCACCGCGCCGACGGCACCCAAGCAGGGCTGA
- a CDS encoding nitroreductase family deazaflavin-dependent oxidoreductase translates to MPLEGEYEPSPTQWVRKQVELYESSGGTEGTTLQGSKMPVVVLTTRGARSGKLRKTPVMRVEHEGRYAAVASLGGAPKHPVWYFNILADPHVELQDGPVKQDMTAREVTGEEKAAWWERAVAAYPAYADYQKKTDREIPVFVLEPAQGG, encoded by the coding sequence ATGCCTCTGGAAGGCGAGTACGAACCCAGCCCGACGCAGTGGGTGCGCAAGCAGGTGGAGCTGTACGAGAGCTCCGGCGGTACGGAGGGCACGACGCTCCAGGGCTCGAAGATGCCGGTCGTCGTCCTGACCACACGGGGCGCCAGGAGCGGCAAGCTGCGCAAGACGCCGGTGATGCGGGTCGAGCACGAGGGGCGTTACGCCGCGGTGGCCTCCCTCGGCGGGGCGCCCAAGCACCCCGTCTGGTACTTCAACATCCTGGCCGACCCGCACGTCGAGCTCCAGGACGGGCCGGTGAAGCAGGACATGACCGCCCGTGAGGTCACGGGCGAGGAGAAGGCCGCGTGGTGGGAGCGGGCCGTCGCGGCGTACCCGGCGTACGCCGACTACCAGAAGAAGACGGACCGCGAGATTCCGGTGTTCGTCCTGGAGCCGGCCCAGGGCGGCTGA
- a CDS encoding ferredoxin: protein MDIDIDKGVCIGAGQCALTAPDVFTQDDDGYSALLPGGEGSGSPLLREAARACPVGAITVSETVG, encoded by the coding sequence ATCGACATCGACATCGACAAGGGCGTCTGCATCGGCGCGGGCCAGTGCGCCCTGACCGCCCCGGACGTGTTCACCCAGGACGACGACGGCTACAGCGCCCTGCTGCCCGGCGGGGAGGGCAGCGGCAGCCCGCTGCTGCGGGAGGCGGCCCGCGCCTGCCCGGTCGGCGCCATCACCGTGTCCGAGACGGTGGGCTGA
- a CDS encoding nuclear transport factor 2 family protein: protein MTDRPPLPPFTRESAAQKVQAAEDAWNTRDPHKVSLAYSPDSVWRNRGTFVTGRAEIAEFLTRKWEREREYALRKDLWAFDGNRIAVRFQYECRDTDGQWWRSYGNELWEFDEHGLMTRREASINDVRIEEKERRIHGPRPESERGDTFPVR, encoded by the coding sequence ATGACCGACCGCCCGCCGCTGCCGCCCTTCACCCGCGAGAGTGCCGCGCAGAAGGTCCAGGCCGCCGAGGACGCCTGGAACACCCGCGACCCGCACAAGGTCTCCCTCGCCTACTCGCCGGACTCCGTCTGGCGCAACCGCGGCACCTTCGTGACCGGCCGTGCCGAGATCGCCGAGTTCCTGACCCGCAAGTGGGAGCGCGAGCGGGAGTACGCGCTGCGCAAGGACCTGTGGGCCTTCGACGGCAACCGCATCGCCGTCCGCTTCCAGTACGAGTGCCGCGACACCGACGGGCAGTGGTGGCGCTCCTACGGCAACGAACTGTGGGAGTTCGACGAGCACGGCCTGATGACCCGCCGCGAGGCGAGCATCAACGACGTGCGGATCGAGGAGAAGGAGCGCCGGATCCACGGCCCCCGGCCGGAGTCGGAGCGCGGAGACACGTTCCCCGTCCGGTGA